A single window of Thermodesulfobacteriota bacterium DNA harbors:
- a CDS encoding GIY-YIG nuclease family protein has translation MKEHIYYVYITTNPTRSTLYIGVTNDIGKRLQQHYENRGNQESFAGRYYCYNLVYCEVHEDVECAIEREKEIKKWRRKKKVKLIEEQNPDWRSMNNDI, from the coding sequence ATGAAGGAACACATTTACTATGTTTACATTACAACAAACCCGACCAGGAGCACCCTGTACATCGGTGTAACCAACGATATAGGAAAAAGGCTTCAACAGCATTACGAGAATAGAGGAAATCAAGAATCCTTTGCTGGAAGGTACTATTGTTACAATCTCGTTTATTGTGAGGTGCATGAGGACGTTGAGTGTGCTATAGAAAGGGAAAAGGAGATAAAGAAATGGAGGAGGAAGAAAAAGGTAAAGCTGATTGAAGAGCAAAATCCAGACTGGAGGTCTATGAATAACGATATCTAA